GTGAAAACCCAGCAAATCCATTATTGTTCCCTGGAAGTCCAACATAATAAAGTTTTTcttggccgggggggggggagtaaggAAAGTCATCAAATTTGGAAAAATTTGTGTTTGGGTTTGGTGTGGTgggtgtgttgggggggggggaagaggaggagggaaagaaggggggggggaagaaactACCTCAATGAATTCAGAATAATAAGATATAAACTGTTACACCTGTCAATGCAGACTTTGATTCTTTACCAATCAAAACCAATTATGGTGCTTTAAGTGGCTACAAAATCAATTGGTGCAAATGAGATTAAAAGGGATGAGTCTAGAATGGTAGATAGATCAATAAGAACATTGCATGATCATCAAAAAACTAATGTAATAAGGGAAGGAGATATAATATCTACCAAAGATATCTGTAATTGCCTTGTAGAATTTATCCCTCCCTCTATTTAATGCTTGTTACATTGTCTGTTCAATATCATTTTGTTGtactaaacaaaaaacagtttacaaaataatctttCGTGTTTTATTCACTTTATGAACTCATTAGTAAAATGCTAACCTGAATTCCCAATATTGTCTGTCTTTGTCTGGGATTCAATTTAAACATGATGTCTTTAGATATGTGATTACGTCATAACATTTACCCATCCAAACAGCAAAGCCAGCATCAGCTAAGAGAAATGCAAAGCTatcctctattttttttttccattagataAGCAGTTAGTGCTGAACAAATTAGACCATGTTGTAAGAAAAATGACTGGTTTAGTGACTATCTAGAGAGtgtgaagaaaaataaaatattataaattgatATTGTGaggattttattgttttataataccAACATTATCAGTTAGGTATCCAATAAGTCACAGTTGTTAGTCAAAACTAAAAGTTACAACTTTTTAAGGTCACTTGCGCGCTGCTATCTACCTGAAAGTTTCAAGACAGTGTTATCTAATACTTATGTCATAAAACTAGTGTCTTAAAACATTGTCATTGTTGTACTGTCACAACTTACAAATTCTGCTAAAACAGCCTCATGCATATCTAACTTGATATGTATGGTAATACTATAGAGACATGTGATTTTtcacaatatataatttttaaaaggctAAAGCAAAACAGGTCAGATTTCAGAAAACATCTTGTATCTCTCCATCTAATGTCACAATTCCCATTAGAATCAATAAAtcacaatcagaaacacataaGTTGCTTTCATAAGTAAAAATTTTGACACACAATGTTATGCTTGGATCAAAAGAATCACTTAAGGTATTATTCATGTTAGGGGTCTGTCATAAACTCTATACTGAAATACCAACAGATTATAAGTATTTCCAAGGAAGCAATATTATCTGTAAAACAAGTATAGTCCCCCTTTATTGTTGCAATGTAACATTATAACATTGTACATACTAACTGTTAGTTCCTACTTGTATTTCCTTTTCTGCCATATGGTATTCTTTTTCATTGTAAGAATATTCCATCGCGATAGTAGTAACATTGTATTCTTCACCAGGATAGCCATTAGCTTTAATGAGCTGTAACTGAAATGAGGAGAGAGAATGAtgcttattttattataatcttCGACTTACTGGAGTGTAATGAGCTTCGTGGGTCACTCTTTAAATTCTGGATAACTATTCCCAAAGTTAAAAAAGCAAATAACTAGAAACAGTATCAAATATCCTCTCTCCATGCTCTACGATGTCTCTATGCACTAATCATTAATTTTGGGCGTGACAAGAAAAAGTCTTATcagattttaaatataaattgcgtaataaaaaaacatttcttacaaAAGAGTAGcaattgaaataaatttaacaGCTCtacaaagtatttaaaaatctgttattttatttccaggTTATTCATTATATCATCAATGATGACCTTATAGACTTTATGGCTGCATCAATGCCAAATAAAATCTAAATGTTCATAATAAGGAAGGGTTGATATGGTCTCTTATGACTCCTGAATCTTTGGAATCAATTCAGCAACATCTTGTGGATCAGCTAGCAATCCTGACTGCCAGAGAATAGAAAAGTAGGTACTGTTAACTTAGTGACATCATAAAAAGGAGGTGTACTCTGGAAGAAAAGGTGGGAACAGATTTAAGTCAATGAGTAAGTTTCAAATACAAACAGCATGTTAGTTCAACTCACACTTCCATTATAATGTTCTTCATTAGATTCAGCAGATCCATAATCATACATCTGAAACTTACCAGAATTAATcatctaaacaaaaataagaaaaccaataattctaaacaaaaataaaaatctttgtcatttcaatttattttaaagaatacaTATTTTAAGTATGTTTTAGATACCTGAGACCGTGAATCACATTTTGAACTGAGGTCCCAGCTGGAGTATGACCCAAATATATAGGTATACGactctataataaatataatgatatttaattaatttattaaagttacataaTTCAAGTTCTTTCATCAAATCCACAGATTAGAAAAATTGCGTCACACCCACAGATTTCTTCAATAGATGCTTACACAAGTCTTCACCAATCTTGTCTATAAAACTGTTGCTTGGAACAAATTCACAACACCAACAATGTCCATTAGTGGCtatgtataaaattatataaaataatagtgaAGTAAAGTTATAAAAAgatttatcacacacacacagctaccAATCACCTCTAATGTGTAAAAGGTAAAgtttaataaattgtatttttcatatacTTATCATATATTGGTCACCTCTAAAATTTTGTATATTCTTGTTTCttgctaaaaattaaaaacaatctttTATGTGGGAAACAGTAGTAACTGGAGCTAGAGCATAAAACTCTATGATTTTTGATGCAAGCGTCTGATTGTGTGAAAATCCAGCAAATCCCATCATTGTACCCTGAGAATGTCCAACATAATAAAGTTTTCTTGGCTGAGATTGAGAGTGCAAAGTCAATCATAGATGGAAGATCAATTAGTGAATGTTCATCAAAagctatgtacatgtgtgtgtgtgtgtgtgtgagagagagagagagagagataaaatgTAACTTTGATAATGGTATTATTTATTCAGAGACTGCCATAGTAAAACTCTAACCTGAATTCCCAAAATCGTTTGTCTTTGTCTGGATTCAATTTAACATGATGTCTGGAATATGTATTACCTCTGACATTACCCATCCAAAACATCAAAGCCAGCATCAGCTAAGAGAAATGCAAAGCTATCCTCTATTCCATTAGAGAGCCAGTTAGTGCTTGAACAAAGTAGACCATGTTGTAAGAAAATGACTGGTTTAGTACCATCTATAAAGgagagaagaaaataaaaatattataaattagtATTGTgtggtgttattgtttttataataccaACATATATAGTTAGGTATACAATAAGTCACAGTTGTTAATATTTGTCTAGAGGTTAGTCAAAGATTAACAACTTTCTTAAGATCACTTGCTTTTATCTGAAAGTTCATTGACCAGTGTTATCTAACCTTATGTCATaaactaaaaacattattaatgtttgttacCTTTCACACTTACAACTACAGTTCATGAATATCTAACTTGACCATGTAAGGTAATACTATAGGGGACATGTGGTATATGATTTCTCTCAATATAGAATTTATTAAGACTACAGCAAAAACTGAATTTATTACTAAAGCAAAACAGAATTTGTTAAGACTAAAGCAAAACAGGTCGAAGAACATCTTGTATGTTCTCATCAAATGTCACATTAAAATCAAGAAATCACAAAACACTTAAGTTGCTATTCACATTCCATTAAGTATAAACTTTTGACATACAGGTATATGTTTGCATTAAAAGAATCATTTAAGGTATTAAAATTCATGTTAGAGGTCTGTCATAAATTCTATATCGAAATACCAATAGATTATAAGCATTTCAAAAGAAGTACTATTATCTGTAAAACCCAAGTATAGTCCCCTTTATTGTTGCACCATAACATTATAACATTGTACATACTAACTGGTTAGTTTCCTTACTTGTATTTCCCTTTCTGCCATATGGTATTCTTTGCATTGTAAGAATATATCCATCACTAGTAGTAACATTGTATTCTTCACCAGGATAGCCCTTAGTTTTAATGAGCTGTAActgaaatgagagagagagaatgatacTTTCTTTCATTATAATCTTGCACTAACTGGAGTGTAATGAGCCTCAGGTGGGTCACTCTTTAAATCTGGGTAACTATTCCCAGagttaaaaaagtaaataattagAAACAGTATCAAATATTCCTCTCTCCATGCTCTACAATGTCTCTTTGCACTATTATTGATTTTGGGCGTGACCAagaaaacgatttttaaatataaattgtgtGATAAAAACGTTTCTCAcagaaattgaaataaattacCAGCTctacaaagtattaaaaaaatctgttattttatttccaggTTATATTTTTCATCAATGATGACTTATAGACTTTACTGGCTGCCTCAATGCCCAAATAAAATCTAAATGGTCATAGTAAGGAATATTGATATGGGTTCTTGTATGACTCCTTGAATCTTTGGAATCAATCTAGCAACATCTTGTGGATCAGCTAGCCAATCCTGACTGCCAGAGAATAGAAAAGTAGGTACTGTTAACTAGTGACATCATAAAAAGGAGGTGTACTTGGAGGAAAAGGTGGAACAGATTTAAGTCAAAATACTAAATGAGTAAGTTTCAAATACAAACAGCATGTTAGTTCAACTCACACTTCCATTATAATGTTCTTCATTAGATTCAGCAGATCCATAATCATACATCTGAAACTTACCAGAATTAATcatctaaacaaaaataagaaaacCAATAAttctaacaaaaataaaaagtctTTGTCATTGCAATTTATTTTACAGAATACACTATTTTAAGTATGTTTTAGATACCTGAGACAGTGAATCACATTTTGAACTGATGTCCCAGCTGGAGTATGACCCAAATATATAGGTATACGactctataaataatataatgaatatttcattaatttgttaCATAATTCAAGTTCTTTTCATCAAATCCACAGATTAGAAAAAGGACTGTCACATTAGAATCAAGAAATCACaatcagaaaacatttatttttaagttgctATTCACATTCCATTAAGTATTAACTTTTGACATACAGTGTATGCTTGCATTAAAAGAATCATTTAAGGTATTAAATTCATGTGAGAGGTCTGGTTATAAAGTCTATATTGAAATATCAATAGATTATAAGCATTTCAAAGAAAATACTATTATTGTTAACAGTATTCAAATTCCTCTCTTCATGTTCTACAATGTCTCTATGCACTATTATTAATTTAGGCGTGACCAAGAAAATGTCTATTCaaatataaattgtgtaatCTTACAAGAGTtagaaattgaaataaatttaacaGCTCTACAaagtatttgttattttatttccaggTTATTCTTTATATCCTCAATGATGACCTTATAGACTTTACTGGCTGCATCAATGCcccaaataaaaactaaatgttcaTAATAAGGAATGTTGATATGGTTCTTTATGACTCACTTGAATCTTTGGAATCAATTCAGCAACATCTTGTGATCAGCTAGCCAATCCTGACTCCCAGAGAATAGAAAAGTAGGTACTGTTAACTTAGTGACATCATAAAAATGAGGTGTACTCTAGAGGAAAAGGTGGAACAGATTTAAGTCAATGGGTAAGTTTCAAATACAAACAGCATGTTAGTTGAACTCACACTTCCATTATAATGTTGTTCATTAGATTCAGTACATCCATAATCATACATCTGAAAACTTACCAGAATTAAtcatctaaaacaaaaataaaagtctTGTCActgcaatttattttaaagaatacaTTTTAAGTATGTTTTAGATACCTGAGACCAGTGAATCATATTTTGAACTGATGTCCCAGCTGGGAGTATGACCCAAATATATAGGTATACgactctatataaatataatgaatatttaattaattatttaagttACATAATTCAAGTTCTTTTCATCAAATCCACAGATTAGAAAAATTACGCCACCACAGATTCTTTTAATAGATGCTTTACACAAGTCTTCACCAATCTTGTCTATAAAACTTTTGCTTGGAACAAATTCACCAACACCAACAAGTCCATTAGTGGCTatgcataaaaattatataaaaacataatagtgaagtaaagttataaaaaagatttatcacacacacacacacacagctaccAATCACCTCTATATGTGTAAAAGGTAAAAgtttaataaattgtatttttcatatacTTATCATATATTGGTCACCTCTAAAGTTTGTATATTCTTGTTCTtgctaaaattaaaaacaatcctTTTATATGGGAAACAGTAGTAACTGGAGCTAGAGCATAAAACTCTATGATTTTTGATGCAAGTGTCTGATTGTGTGAAAACCCAGCAAATCCCATCATTGTACCCTGAGAATGTCCAACATAATAAAGTTTTTCTTGGCCTGAGATTGAGAGTGCAAAGTCAATCATAGCTGGAAGATCAATTAGTGAATGTTCATCAAAGCTGTGtacatgtgtgcatgtgtgtgtgtgtgagagagagaaagaacaTACTTCAATGAATTCAGAATAATCCGTCTAGCATGGTAGGTAGATTTATAAGAACATGCATGCTCATCCAAAACTAATGTAATAAGGGAAggagatataaatactacagaaGATATCTATCAGTATTAACTATAAATCTGTG
This is a stretch of genomic DNA from Gigantopelta aegis isolate Gae_Host unplaced genomic scaffold, Gae_host_genome ctg6067_pilon_pilon, whole genome shotgun sequence. It encodes these proteins:
- the LOC121366521 gene encoding LOW QUALITY PROTEIN: gastric triacylglycerol lipase-like (The sequence of the model RefSeq protein was modified relative to this genomic sequence to represent the inferred CDS: inserted 3 bases in 2 codons; deleted 1 base in 1 codon); this encodes MYDYGSAESNEEHYNGSLQLIKTKGYPGEEYNVTTSDGYILTMQRIPYGRKGNTNGTKPVIFLQHGLLCSSTNWLSNGIEDSFAFLLADAGFDVWMGNVRGNTYSRHHVKLNPDKDKRFWEFSFDEHSLIDLPSMIDFALSISAKKXLYYVGHSQGTMMGFAGFSHNQTLASKIIEFYALAPVTTSRIPIYLGHTPAGTSVQNVIHGLRYLKSGKFQMYDYGSAESNEEHYNGSSTPPFYDVTKLTVPTFLFSGSQDXLADPQDVAELIPKIQES